In Paenibacillus sonchi, a single genomic region encodes these proteins:
- a CDS encoding amino acid permease, which produces MNTTNSLKKSVTFFEALAIVVGMIIGSGIFLKPGIVLNNAGTPWMSILAWGIGGIITLASALSVAEIAAAIPKSGGLYTYLGELYGGVFGYLLGWVQAVISYPASAAALAIAFATYSGYFLPLNGWQQKLLAVSILAFILIMNVIATKFGGIIQTVATVGKLIPVAGIVGVGLFSNLAPGFGGWRLRRRVQALGWRSSARFGHMTAGSA; this is translated from the coding sequence ATGAACACTACGAACTCGTTAAAAAAATCGGTAACATTCTTTGAAGCTTTGGCCATTGTTGTAGGAATGATTATCGGTTCAGGGATTTTTCTGAAGCCCGGTATTGTGCTGAATAATGCCGGTACACCCTGGATGAGTATCTTGGCCTGGGGGATTGGAGGAATCATTACCTTGGCTTCGGCCCTGAGCGTAGCGGAAATCGCAGCTGCAATTCCTAAGTCGGGAGGCCTGTACACTTATCTGGGTGAATTATACGGCGGGGTATTCGGCTATCTGCTGGGGTGGGTACAGGCTGTAATCTCCTATCCGGCTTCTGCAGCGGCGCTCGCAATTGCTTTTGCCACTTATTCCGGCTACTTTTTGCCGCTGAATGGCTGGCAGCAGAAGCTGCTGGCGGTTTCTATTCTGGCTTTTATCCTGATTATGAACGTCATTGCCACCAAATTCGGCGGAATCATCCAGACCGTTGCAACGGTTGGCAAGCTGATTCCGGTAGCGGGTATTGTAGGTGTAGGCCTGTTCTCGAATCTGGCACCCGGCTTTGGGGGATGGAGACTTCGGCGGCGGGTGCAGGCTTTGGGGTGGCGGTCCTCGGCACGCTTTGGGCATATGACGGCTGGATCAGCGTGA
- a CDS encoding APC family permease gives METSAAGAGFGVAVLGTLWAYDGWISVTNMAGEIKDPAKTLPKVISIGVIFVIAVYVLFNIAVFKALPFDQIISSPTPGADAAEALFGSGGGAFITAGIIVSVLGALNGYLMTAARVPQAMGENNQIPFSRVLRSVHPKFQTPANALIFQSVLAVIYIFSGTFNTLTDLLVFVLWIFFTMGVFGVFILRQKIPPEKGRYRVPLYPVTPIIGVAGGIYILASTIISDPLRSLVGIGITLAGLPVYYVLSRQKR, from the coding sequence ATGGAGACTTCGGCGGCGGGTGCAGGCTTTGGGGTGGCGGTCCTCGGCACGCTTTGGGCATATGACGGCTGGATCAGCGTGACCAATATGGCAGGAGAAATCAAAGACCCGGCGAAGACGCTGCCAAAAGTCATTTCAATCGGGGTAATCTTTGTGATCGCTGTTTATGTGTTATTTAATATTGCAGTTTTCAAGGCGCTGCCTTTTGATCAGATCATTTCTTCCCCGACTCCGGGGGCTGATGCGGCAGAGGCATTGTTTGGCAGCGGCGGCGGGGCTTTTATTACGGCAGGGATTATCGTGTCCGTGCTCGGTGCGCTGAATGGTTATTTGATGACCGCTGCGCGGGTGCCTCAGGCGATGGGGGAGAACAACCAGATTCCTTTTTCACGGGTGCTCCGCAGCGTCCATCCCAAGTTCCAGACCCCGGCCAATGCGCTTATCTTTCAAAGTGTGCTGGCGGTCATCTATATTTTTTCCGGCACCTTTAATACACTGACCGATCTGCTGGTGTTTGTGCTGTGGATTTTCTTCACCATGGGGGTGTTCGGCGTATTCATTCTGCGTCAAAAAATACCGCCGGAAAAAGGACGCTACCGTGTGCCGCTCTACCCGGTTACCCCAATAATCGGGGTGGCAGGCGGAATCTATATTCTGGCCAGCACGATCATCAGTGATCCGCTGCGCTCTCTGGTCGGTATCGGCATTACGCTGGCCGGACTCCCGGTCTACTATGTGCTGTCCCGCCAAAAACGGTAG
- a CDS encoding TetR/AcrR family transcriptional regulator: MEDKKTLIYDCAKELFSDKGFKDTNVSDITKKAGMAVGTFYNYYSSKEKLFMEIFLAENAKLKQKCMQALDLSQSPLTVVRQMMMLNMEGMTANPILKEWYNKSVFGKIEQLFREENGTQSVDFLYDSFLEIVKQWQAEGKMRSDIDSKMIMMVFTAIINVETHKEEIGPEYFPQLLDHMTELIMKGLTDCS; encoded by the coding sequence GTGGAAGATAAAAAAACACTGATTTATGATTGTGCAAAAGAACTGTTTAGCGATAAAGGTTTTAAAGATACGAATGTTTCGGACATCACCAAAAAGGCTGGAATGGCAGTAGGGACTTTTTACAACTACTATTCCTCCAAGGAAAAGCTCTTTATGGAAATTTTTCTCGCAGAAAATGCCAAACTGAAACAAAAATGTATGCAGGCTCTTGATTTGAGCCAAAGCCCGCTGACAGTAGTACGGCAAATGATGATGCTTAATATGGAAGGCATGACTGCAAACCCCATACTTAAAGAATGGTATAACAAAAGCGTGTTTGGGAAAATTGAGCAGCTGTTCCGGGAGGAAAACGGCACTCAGTCGGTTGACTTTCTCTATGACAGCTTTCTTGAGATTGTGAAGCAGTGGCAGGCTGAAGGCAAGATGCGAAGTGATATCGACAGCAAAATGATCATGATGGTGTTCACCGCGATTATCAACGTAGAGACTCACAAGGAAGAAATTGGACCGGAGTATTTTCCGCAGCTTCTGGACCATATGACGGAACTGATCATGAAGGGTTTGACGGATTGCTCCTAA